Proteins from a genomic interval of Lolium perenne isolate Kyuss_39 chromosome 1, Kyuss_2.0, whole genome shotgun sequence:
- the LOC127347916 gene encoding probable F-box protein At4g22165 has translation MEACSVARIMSLGHLDLTILHKLLALSPGSHMKFRIDPPLVETETETETVVQDSHRKFRKDPPLMEAETVVPNSYRKFRKEPPLMETRTLVQISDRKFREDPSLMEAETMVQNSPELPLDVLIDIFAQLEIPDFIRAGSVCSAWRSAYTILHSQIEQYKRRQTPCLLYTSESVADNVACLYSLAEKRVYNITLPDPPIRSRYLIGSSHGWLVTADDKSELHLLNPITGQQIALPPVITIEHVKPILDDAGAISKYELWDDLDVEIHDLDKLRDCLYFRAFVFPDPSTGSYIVVLIIFPYRQLLFARVGDCKWTLLPPGEDYEQCIHMDGLLYAFTRTGQIDAFDLTGPTFTRNVIADEMENHISGMDGLMYVVQAPCGDLLQVCRGAEVTEDILVETDKIMVYKADMSAKKLVKMNGLHDHVLFLGRSQSQCLSAEQYPQLKTNCVYFTDDDTYISRYKNDRRDIGILNLENGGREEIASKLWCNWPNPIWITPNITRMNMGVYK, from the coding sequence ATGGAGGCGTGTAGTGTCGCCAGGATAATGAGCTTAGGGCATCTGGACTTGACAATTTTGCATAAGCTGCTGGCTCTTTCTCCCGGTTCACACATGAAATTCAGAATAGACCCGCCGCTCGTGGAGACCGAGACCGAGACCGAGACCGTGGTGCAAGATTCTCACAGGAAGTTCAGAAAAGACCCGCCGCTGATGGAGGCCGAGACCGTGGTACCAAATTCGTACAGGAAGTTCAGAAAAGAACCGCCGCTGATGGAGACCAGGACGCTCGTGCAAATTTCGGACAGGAAATTCAGAGAAGACCCATCGCTGATGGAAGCCGAGACCATGGTACAAAATTCGCCGGAGCTGCCGCTGGATGTATTAATAGATATCTTTGCCCAACTAGAGATCCCTGACTTCATACGCGCTGGCTCTGTCTGCTCCGCCTGGCGCTCCGCGTATACCATCCTACACAGCCAGATTGAGCAGTACAAACGGCGCCAGACACCTTGCCTCCTCTACACCTCTGAGTCTGTTGCTGACAACGTAGCTTGTCTCTACAGCCTCGCAGAAAAAAGGGTCTACAATATTACCCTTCCGGATCCACCCATCCGTAGTAGGTATCTGATTGGGTCCTCCCATGGCTGGTTAGTTACCGCCGATGACAAGTCCGAGCTTCATCTTCTTAATCCGATAACTGGCCAACAGATAGCTCTCCCGCCCGTGATCACCATTGAGCATGTAAAGCCGATCTTAGACGATGCCGGTGCAATTAGTAAATATGAGTTGTGGGATGACTTGGATGTGGAAATCCATGATCTGGACAAGCTCCGTGACTGCCTCTACTTCCGGGCATTTGTGTTTCCTGATCCATCTACGGGAAGCTACATTGTGGTTTTAATCATCTTTCCATACCGCCAGCTTTTGTTTGCAAGGGTAGGTGATTGTAAGTGGACCTTGCTGCCACCAGGTGAGGACTATGAACAATGCATCCACATGGATGGTCTATTGTATGCGTTCACAAGAACCGGGCAAATCGATGCTTTTGATCTCACTGGTCCTACCTTCACGAGGAATGTTATTGCAGACGAGATGGAGAATCACATCAGTGGGATGGATGGGTTGATGTATGTTGTTCAGGCCCCATGTGGTGATCTATTGCAAGTTTGCAGGGGTGCTGAAGTCACAGAAGATATCCTGGTAGAGACTGACAAAATAATGGTATATAAAGCTGATATGTCAGCAAAAAAGCTTGTGAAAATGAACGGCTTGCATGATCATGTGTTGTTTCTTGGCCGTAGTCAGTCACAGTGCCTTAGTGCTGAACAATATCCGCAGCTGAAGACAAATTGTGTTTATTTCACTGATGACGATACATATATTTCGAGGTATAAGAATGATCGCCGGGATATTGGTATTCTCAACTTAGAAAATGGTGGCAGGGAAGAAATTGCATCCAAGCTTTGGTGCAACTGGCCAAATCCCATATGGATAACACCCAATATCACAAGGATGAACATGGGGGTGTACAAATAG